The Anopheles gambiae chromosome 2, idAnoGambNW_F1_1, whole genome shotgun sequence genomic sequence ATCTTATTACACGATGTCGGACAGCGCAAGGAGCGGCACATAAACGataaagagaaagagcgaaatagagagagaacgagTAAGAGAGAAAGCTCTGCTACTCTTCCCGTCTGTTCACTTCCACATGACGTCACCTTCTGGCAGGATGTTGACCTGCCGCTCCCCGGATCCCAGTGGCTAGCGGTTGTGGGACGCCGAATCGAATCCTAATGCAGTCCTAATCGTTGGCCCATTCCCATAAAACCCACATTCCGCTGCAAAGTAACAAATAACCATCCAGCACGGAATGAGAGTGGggtgagggggaggggggtgttatggaaaaggataaaaaccacaacaacaaaaaacactaacaACAGAAAAAGGCTTCGGCTAGAACATGAGGTGTATCATGCCACGTACGTAGCAAACCGAGACCGGATGACGCCACCTACCTCTACGGTTCCCGTCCGTTACCGAGTGTAAATCGAATCCGAGTTGATCGTACCGGATGGGACCGGTGTGACACACGACGACGTGCGGTGGTTGTTTCGAGAAGGgggattttttcttttctttcggtCCCTCCGTCTACCTCGGACTCGGAGCAATATTCGATATTAGCGACCGGGGTATGTTAATTGGATTATTGGCCGATTGCCTTATTGCCCGATGTCAAATGCCCTTCCCCGGGGCGAATAGCCGATGATACTATCAACCTCAGTAATAGATACAcactgtcacacacacacacgctcatgcACGCGGTCACACAAAAGGACAGGGAAAAGGCTTTTTGGTGGCCCTTTTGCTTGACCGGTGCGTTTGCTGCGTTCGATTTCCTTCTCTGCACGGTTTGCGTGTTCTTCCCACTGGACACAACTGGCTTCGTAGTACCGAACGGAATTGTTGGTTTTTACCTTCGCTAATTTACTGGGCAGCTTGCAACGTTTTGCAAGCCGTGATTTGATTCGTTTTAGCtacgatttacacacacacacatgcacactcatacacacagaaTCACAAACACTCTACATATTCACACGCTTATTCACAGCGAGACGAATTACTGCTTAGTTGGAAATGTTTAAATTGGATGCaaaataatagtaaaataATTAGTTTAAAAAGCTACCACAAAAGAACtggaaaccacacacacacacactgcactgtATCGCGCATCCTTGTGGCTTGTGCTGTAACAGTCAGTGTGTACTTTGATGGACCCAATGGCTGTCCGTTTGACGCCTGCTGCCACGAACGACGACGCCCGTCAAACGCTATCGCAACGGTGTGcggatatgtttttttttttgttggcactGCCAAAATATGCCGTTGCCCCACCTGTTTGCATACACCTCTGCCCTCCCTACTCTGTTGCCTCGTTCACCAATCTCCGCGTCATCAACTCCACTCCGCAAGTTTTGTAAAAGCACTCCCTAAGCCGGCTGCACCGGCTGGTCGATTTCCGCAGGCTCCGTGCAATAAAACAGTGTGCCACTGTATAATTTATTACAATTGTCAATTAGGACGAAAATATTATGTAATTTTCTCATCTCCTCCCAAAACCCCCAAACCTTCCGCTTCATCTTCACTCGCCTGCTCACCCTCCCTCCTTTGCTCACTCCCTATTTCCTCCATAATTCTCCAACGCCGCTcccacacacgcgcgctcgGGCTCTCTGACTCTCGTGCTTTCGCGCTCTCCCTTTCGCTCGcccatagacacacacacacatacacgcacagaCTCCTTTCTCGACGGTGAGCATGCGAATGTTCCTCCCCGTGTCGTCACCACCGGTTGtgatgctgtgctgtgtggctGGTCACTGGTCGTCCCCACAGCGAGTCCACACACGCCAGTACCTTTAGCCCGCCAGCAACCGCCATCACCGAAATTCGTGTCAAACGCATTTCGCGCTGATCTCGGTGCGATCTCTTACACCACCAGTACACGCATACAGCCGCTCTCTCACGCACGTATGTAACGTGGCGTGGCAGGGTTCACATGTTTTCCTCTCCGTTTGGCGTTTTGCACCTGGGCAATCTGGGCGgtacaaaaacaaccgaaacaccGCTTCGCTTAGTGTGATTGTGTGCGGGTTTGGTCCATCAGCATCGTACAGCTTCCGTGTGGACGCCAAAGGGTCGCACGCTCTGTTGGAATTCGGTTGGAAGTTTtccaatagcaaaaaaaaactctcatgGGGTTTTGAGTCACAATTTACAGGAAAATCACAAGTTTATTTCTCTTCTGTAATATCGAACCGATTGAAGTGAGACAAGGGAAAATGATCCAGTTCTTTTTGAATGCCAAGTGTTCGAGAGTTCCTTTTCGAACCTAGAACACTTTAAACACCTTAAACGTTGATTTTCAAAAGGAATTTCCTTATAGTTCGCCAGAGTTGTGTCAAATTCGAACTAAAATGGATCctttacacacaaaaataccATACCAGCAACAAAAAGACCTCTCCAAAAACTGACACAATAGCCACCGCCCACTAGGATGAGGCCACGATTCTAATGACGTCTCAGTTGTCAACAGCTGGAGCTGGACGCTTCATCAAACCAACTCTTTGGGCACAATCGAGTCGAAACAATCTcaacttttgttatttcaaAAACTCTGTTACGCTACCAAACGGTCCTTACACACTGCGCCACAACTTCACAGATTTGGGCGGGTCACCGTACACCGGAAGTACAGCGGAAGGCGCATCTCTGCGCTCACGCTCACCAGGCCACCAATCTCTGTCGAATACCAATTGCCAAACAATTATAGCACCAATCGGATCGGTTCCTAAAACTAGCTCGATGCGTATTTCAcgcacaaaatcaaaacacacacacacgttgacACTCTTTCCTTTCCGTGCAGGATACTCGATGCGCAACAACGGCGTGACAGATGAGCAGAGTACACCGCCTACTTTAAGCCCTTCTGTTTTGACACGGATTGACACACAGgtccacaaacacacgcacgcccaCACTGGGTCTCACGAAATACCTGCCCAACCCTAACACTTcagctacaacaacaaaaacaaaaaaatacactgtTGTAATGAGAATGGGAAGTACACACCACCGAAGTGTCACCACTGTGCGTCAGCGTCGAGCTGCTGATTGCCACTGCCCTGCCTGCCTGTCGTACTGGTCCGGCTGTGCTCTGGCTGACTGCGGCCGATTTTTGGGTGCGTCCGCGTCCACGGTGAGAGTAtaaatagttttatttatttagtttgaCGCTCGCAAACCGACACCGACCGAGCGGACGATGACTGCTTGGCGTAATCGCGGCTCGATTCGGTCCCCAAAACTTCCCTCCTTCGGTCTTTGGACGCAAACGAACAGACAACGCGATGCCGcgaaacagagagaaagagagagagagaacgaggaGAGCGAATACTTCTTTCTCGCTGAGAGCGACACTTCGCTCACGCATCCCCATTGCATTGATGGGTTTTCTATTATCActagcattttttattttattttcattcaaacTCCATCCCGTTGATGTGCAACCCTAAAAACACGTCCCAATTTCCCGAACTGTCTTCGctcttcgctctctctctcttcccactctctctctgtgtatcTATTTCGGACACTCTCTGAGCCGTTGAAAGAAACCGGAACAACCGAAGCGACCGCTCTCTTCGGTTTTGGGTCTTCTTTTATGACGATGTAATAACCGAAATCGGATACTAGGGAAAAATCGGCCAGCGTGGGAGATCTTCTTTCCGCGGCTCGATCATCTGCCACCTAATACTGCGCTGCTATGTAGGTTATTCGACGGGTGCGGCTGATGGgttgtgtgttcgtgtgtttttttttacaatgtcattgcattttttgttgttgcccgTTACTGTCCAGATGCTTGCTCAATCTCGTACGCGCGTACACTGCGCTGTGCATTCGGTTCGCACAAACGGAACCCGTGGGTTGGTTGGAGCGGTGTACCGATGAAGGAGTAGCTTTCGATCATAATTTGCTATCGGACGGTTGTGATTTCGGTGTGCTTTAATGAGCttgtttttacaaagcaaaGGGTTTTACGCGCTAAACCACGTGGAGAAAGAAGCAAAGCGGACGCCTGGTACTTCATacagtttttttcttattagtAATTTAAAATGACACAATTCTGATTGGTAATTTGTTTACAGTTGGAAAATAATGGTAAATTAATGGtgctttttaaaaacaaaaactttttttaactAACAACCACAttacaattattttataaGAAAAATACACTTACAAAATCTTCAACTTCAGCTTCTAATCTAATACATGCATCATCTCACGCCCCTTTCGCATTATGCAACGCACCTTAATGACCTTCAATTTTAACCAGTCacaaccccccctccccctccccccctctgAAAAACTTCAAATCTTTGTACTCCACTTACTTACATAATGCCTGCCAGCAACAGCACCGTCTCGGCCGATCCGCCGAAATGCCGAACCGCTCTTCCCCTAAAAGCCGTGCAATGTCCCGCATTTCCGGCCGGATAGAGCGTACCGCACGGCGTACGGCGCGGGGCAGCGCACGGTGCGGGCCAGTGCCAGCGCGCCAGTGTAATGCGGCACGTTACGGCCACCAGCGAAGTAGAAGCGCGCAGTGAAGCATCGGGCGATCTCGACATAGTAGACATATTTTTGTTCCGATGGAAACTTTCCCTCTAAAAACGGGGGCGAATTCCACCTTGCAGTGTGTGGTGGAACATTTCGTGGgacgtgtgtgggtgtgtaggGGCTTAGAGAAGAGACAccagaggaagagagagagagagatcaagGGACAAAGGGAAAGAGATTTCGAAGAAAACGACTGAGGCTGTCTTTGTGGCTGTGGGGTGTGAAAGGTGCGACAACACGCAGTGCTTTTGATCCTGGGTTAGTGGGCGCTTTGGCGCAAAAGCTCTTCGTTTCCCAGCGATTAAAGGTACGGTGTTACTACCGAAGGGAAACCCGCATACAATTTGTTTATAGTGTTTTCGTAGGATTTTTAGTGCAATTAAGTTTAATGGTTTGTGTGTCATACTGGCTGCATTTTGGAGTTATTTGGACTGCACTTTCCTTTAATTTTGCTCTGTTTCATATCGTGCAATGACCGATAACGGTAAGTGGTTTATCTTATCTCTTCAATAGGTATCATTGGTGACATTACTGTTACACCGTTTGACGAAAAGGTCGGAAATAAACTGGAGTTTGCTTGATATTTGAATTATGATCATGATTTCAATAATTTATAGCAAAACATATCACTGATTTTAAAAGACTATAATCCGTCCTTTTCTCAAAAATTGATTTGTAAAACTTTCTTATGTTATGTTTCATAGTGCCTATGTACGTAAATAACACAAGTAACAACCATTGTCTACAATTGCTAACCAATCAGAACATGCTTTACTACAAAAGTGTGTGTACCCTTCTTTCAAACCTGCTTATGAGACATTAAAACAtgtaacaacaaaaccaaaaacgttccaaaagtaaaaaaaaaaacaagaaatttaaaaaaatcatattagTCTCCTGCAACGCACAAAAGATCTAATCCCATTTGAAGATGATCTAAGGTAAATTATCTCCCGCACCGCGTCCTCTTTCATCATCTCTTAAGATGCATTTCACCCTATCCGCACCGTTCAATTGAGTGTCATTCGGGAGTTAACGGTGTTTGCCGGAACGATGCTGTTCACAATAGCATGCTACAGCAGTTTTCAATGGCGCAAAGAAAACACCAAGCACCCACTCGAAGCGACACAAATTTGCTCGCTCTCGTGTTTCGCCCAAAAAGAAATCACACCTTTGTACgtgagcacactcacacacacaaacacacacaaacggcagTAGCGGAAGGATAATGATAAGGGTGAAGGATCGAATGAAAACTAAACACCCTAGCAGGCTATCTTCACCGGCTTTCTTGCTCTGCCCCTTtgtgctccccccccccccaccctttcACAGTGGAATCATGAATCGATCAGCAAACCGCAAACCAAGCCATGTGGAAGAATGTAACAAGGCCAGGAACAACGGAATCACTTTCCCTTCCTTTCGTGTTatttctcttctttctttcttttttcctttccaacaAACGTTCTTTTTCGCTCTTCTCTCGCCCCATCGTGCTTATCATATGTTTCTTCCTATACTttactccccctcccccccccccttccccttttGCAAGCTCACGGTGTAGCTGTGGCACACAGCCTTCCCCCAAAAGCGTCTCATAGGCGGCATGTGGCGGCCGCAAAACGCGTGGATAATAAATTGAAGATGAAATTATGACTGCTGGGAAAGCGCCGTGGCTCCCCGTGGtgaaggagagcgagagagatagagtgcgTGGGAGAGAGTGGAAGAGTGAGACGCGTGACGGTAAACTTGAGGAAACAGGAACTGCCGCGTACTCCGTTATTCATTCATCGGGGCGTCCCTTGTGAGATGAATTTTATGGTTTGCTGCATCCTGggagggagcaaaaaaaaattcaaactaaATTTATTAGTAGGCTTTGAAAGGTGTCACGTGTTGTTGCGTTGGGTGGGAGCCGTTTGTTGGTAGCCTGTTTTCTTTTCGGTGCGCACACTGCAAGCCGTGAGTAGCTCATAATGGGGAAAGTGTTTGATGATACGAAGAAATGTGATCGGAAAATAACAAAGACGAGTTTGAAATGAGTTACTTTGCCAATTTTTGGACCTTTTTTTGTGATATAATATTGattatttgttcatttttgtttgcacgGTTTGTCTCTATTGTCTGGGTAGGAATGTTATCTATTCTATCGTTAGAAAGAGGTTTATGTTGGGGCAATTTCTGAGGCTCTAAGGCTAAACACGATAAACAAATTGCTTaaggaaaaataatttcagaaatatgtttaattaataaattaattcttCATTCTCCACTCTAAAACATTGAATTTTGATCTTCACAAAAAATAATTAGATAACTTCTTATGATCTCTACTCattcgtacaaaaaaaaaccgatccATTACGGGTTTTATCCACGATTTGGCTCACACGACGATGACTACGAGAGGTTCTTCTTGAAATGATCTGGTCTCCACAATTCTTTTTCTCAACATCTTCTCTACTCTCCCGTTGCTCCATCGCACACCTTTCCTCTGCCATCCATTAACTCAAGCAGCCGGAAGTCGCTTGAAGTACGCATCAAACCCACTTCATCATGGTGATTGGGAATTTCAAGCCTTATCGGCGCACAGTTCATCGTGCCGGTTCGGTatcgatacaaaaaaaaatcctccccAAAAGTGACACATTACCGTAATGAAAACCCGTAACTCGCCCATTCGATGGTGGAGCTTTGGCGGTTCTGGAGGGTCGTTTCATATGTGTGACGGTAACATAACTCAATATCGGTGTAAAGTGTGTAATGCTGAAGAGATGAGGAAGTATGTGCGTGTTAAAAGCATGTTGTAAGCATTTTGTTGCGGATTCAGTCAAGAGATTATTGTTGCCTACCAGAATCAGTCtcttttgtttgatgttcAGCGTAATAAACAAGCATTTCCTTGACATCAATCGTACTAAACATACTAGTACCAtttttggttgattttttaaaatccAGAGATGTGTATGAAATACATTGGTTGTTTTGTGATTTGTGAATATGATTAAAAATCTgttgttaaataaatattaaatgcaataaaacgGACAAACCCCTTCGCAAACAATCTAAATCGGGTTGAATCCGATCTAAAAATTATTGTGCGCTCGACAAAGCGCCATCTATGTTTGAGCACACAAAGCTTATTACTGGATGGCAGCGCCACATccggcaaaaacaaaaactaactaCGTTGCTTGGCCCAACACTAGAGGGCAGCACCAGACTAGCACATCCACGCGCGTTGCTGTTTGGTGGAGCATTAAACATTTTGTTCAAATTACCACtgaaaaaacatcatttaatGACATAGAACATGTAAATTTCTTATAAATTAATCTTTATTATTTGATTTCCAGATAGGCTTCGCTTACGTTCTACACTTTTTACTTCTATTgtacgagaaaaaaaggaggTAGCTGTTTAAAGCTAACGACCCTTTTGCACCAAATGCAAGGAAATGTATCGTTTCCAGTGGGGAAAGACTCATTTTGGTGATGACGactgtggtggtgctggtgggggTTTGGTCGGACAGTCCGCTATTAAATGATCCTCGCTTCTGCAGTTATGGCAACGCTTTGGCAGTGGTCCCAGCTCACACTTTGACGCGATGTGGTTCGCAAACTCGCCACAATTGTAGCACCTGCAGTTGGGAAaggccaaaacaaacaatttaccCATTGAGTGGTGTATTACGGTTTCAAAATTAAGCTTTTAGTTCACTTTACCTCACTTTCCGAAATCTTCGCTTTTTACTGTACGGCCGAAAGTCGCTCCCTTTACACTCCGCGTGCGAAGGGCCGTAGACGCTCGTCGCTTCGTACCCTTTGGCTGACAGTTTCGACTCGAACTCGACCTCTTCGTTTTCACCCAACGATCGAAAGCCACCCATCTGTATGACGCtctaattaaaaaaaggggGCATTTTACAAGAATAAAGGGcgttatttttaatataaatagtAGTTGGTTGGCTCTCATACCTGATGCACAAACACCTCCTGGCCACCGTCGTCCGGTGTGATGAAGCCCCAGCCTTTCACCACGTTAAACCATTTGCAACGTCCTCTTCGTGGTCCGACCAAGACTGGAGAATGGAAAGTTAGAGAAGCATTAGTTTGACGGTAACAGTATTCCCTTTTTCAAGGTCTAATACACATACAGCAGGGAATCTAATCAAAGTCGATCGCCCAGAGGTCACAAAAGGCGCAGATTAATGTCAATCCATTCCGTACCCTCCTGCCGAGCGAACGAAGCAAGGACCTTTCATTCcttgttcaattttttttttcattctctaaAGGAACAGAACACGTCACAAGCTGACCAGCCAGCTGGACACGTCTCGCGTGCCCGAAATTTGCATACGCCACGAGGACGAGCGTTCTTGCGCGCTTACAGTGATTCAGATTTGAAATAGATCCGTTTTTTTACTTGCTTTTGATAAAAGGATTCCTCCACCTAACGGTACTCTGTCTCGCGCGACCGTGCAATCCCGTAAAACCGCGTCATTTATGACAGGCAGCAATCTTTTCGGCAAGATCGGGTTCTTTCATTCTTGTCCCTTGAAGAATGCACAGtcacgagaaaaaaaaaccctttttctgTCGCTTTTCTTCAGTTCATCATCGAACCGGGAAATgagaattttttggtgcaaaaaatagcgaaaaaaagcaaattgaaAGAGCCAGGAACCGGTTTGTCTTCCACCATGGATCTGATTAGTTGCTTTGTTCCATTtactctgtctctttctccctttctaTGTTCTTTTGtctgtttctttctctctttttctctttccctctctctctccctctctctctctctttctattgcTTATTAGTCTAATTTTGCTCCTTGCAAGGGATGCGCTGTTTACAAGCATGTGAATAAATTATGATTAGAAACACATTAGTCCGATCGTGTACGCGTCCCCGTCCAAACTGGAAGACGATTTCACTTTTCGATTTATACCCGGCACAATAACGAgcgtacaacaacaacaacttgtCCATTACAGCGGGATGTCTATAAATTTGCACGGcccagagaaaaaaaaaaacgctccccTTGATCGTTTGGAACGACCCCGCGGCAAGCCCTGACAGGAACGGATTTGCACCTCGTTGCTGTGAACCTGCTTTTTCTGTGCCTCCTTTCTTTTCTTACGCTTACGCGTACGTAACGTAAGAAAAGCGGGACTTTCCCGCCTGACATTTGCTGTGGAAGTTGGGTCCCCCTGTCGGTCTGTTTCGAGGCAGGTTTCTAATTTTCCTAATAAAGGATTATTTAAATGAGGTCACAATTGTATCGTTTCGCGGCTCAGGCTTAGGggtccttctttttttttgtttcgttttcgtttgtgCAACATTGAACTCGTTACAATTACCGATGGACAGCGGGTAGGGCTCGTTTTTCTTCGTTGTATTTTGTGTTGAACTTGTTCGTCCTCTTTTCTGGCACGATTTCGTCGTGattcttgtgttttttttcttgttggcaTACAcggtatgtattgtttatgttagggcaaagatatattttcttcttgggaaaaaaggaagacaCATGTGGAAGAAATTGAATGCGGacataatatttcatttttggcCATTCATTTTTGGTCGGTAATGATTGAGGCGTGTCGCTTGTTTAGGAGGTTAATCTAAGTCCTAAGAAATGTTGTTGAAGAGTTGCTCAAGATGATTGACTTAAGCTATATTACTAATACTAATAACATTTATAATACtaataaagaagaagaagttctaATGCTCAATAAATTTTTAATGAGAGTTATGTttgatatatattttttttaatatgctCATTGTTATATACGCAACACAGCGCAAAACACAACGTTTGTCGAATAGTTTGCTAATATTGACATTAACAGGCTTATTGTATACTTGTAGTCGAGATGTCTTGACGTCTAGTTGAATATTGTTGAATGGAAATCAGGTCTAATTTGCAACTAACTATCCTACCACTAAATGCGTTTTCGAGGCTTCCATAGAAATGAGTCAACTAGGAAAGTTTTATGAATGAAAGCGTCTACGCGTTCTTTCGATTCCAGAGTCAATTCATGCCGGTCGTTCTCGATACCAAAACCCTAGCCCTAAGAATAAATCAAAATCGATATTTGAGCAATTTCAAAGcaaaatattagttttttgctataaaaaataaaataaagatatgttttgtaaataattagttaaaattatttgaacgcaatgaaaataacattgtttttattttgggtATTTATTTCCTAGGATGAGAAGTGGTTGAACTCGTTGGTGTAGCAATCAAAAGGAACTGTATCTTATGGTCTTGTATCTTATTTGTTTATAAattttcgatttgttttttaGAACTAATATCAAATATGTtacgtacgacttaataacgtgcccgtcatgggttcatgccCCGAATAAACCGTAAATACGTAGGActggctatcctgctatggtaacaataagtaactgaaagtcaagctcacttcactaatgAGTACAAGGCAGGCCaggttgtgccaaagaagaagaagaagaagaagaagaagaagaagaagaagaaaaagaaaaagaagaagaagaagaagaagaagaaaaagaaaaagaagaagaagaagaagaagaagaagaagaagaagaaatgtttaaatttttaatgacACAGTGTGtagtaaattaa encodes the following:
- the LOC1277174 gene encoding protein lin-28 homolog isoform X1, producing the protein MERHSGPFQSMDNGGGCPPGSEQHAASQTSPNPDQEVLVGPRRGRCKWFNVVKGWGFITPDDGGQEVFVHQSVIQMGGFRSLGENEEVEFESKLSAKGYEATSVYGPSHAECKGSDFRPYSKKRRFRKVRCYNCGEFANHIASKCELGPLPKRCHNCRSEDHLIADCPTKPPPAPPQSSSPK
- the LOC1277174 gene encoding protein lin-28 homolog isoform X2, with the translated sequence MTGTLLSLLVGPRRGRCKWFNVVKGWGFITPDDGGQEVFVHQSVIQMGGFRSLGENEEVEFESKLSAKGYEATSVYGPSHAECKGSDFRPYSKKRRFRKVRCYNCGEFANHIASKCELGPLPKRCHNCRSEDHLIADCPTKPPPAPPQSSSPK